A part of Acropora palmata chromosome 8, jaAcrPala1.3, whole genome shotgun sequence genomic DNA contains:
- the LOC141890171 gene encoding lysine-specific histone demethylase 1B-like isoform X3: protein MFYYKGSLRPLLGDHPDIKKAWEAWDEIITLWDKTAKVAGTMVQEKAESLMKTQAVENRENCALREQVTPQADLTILEWLRQNQYNEDVIAILDAAYCQTAGARLSQMGVWESSREENAWEYGSGNFRLRDSYSKLVGHFIDKCSRVVKHLCWQVREIDWRGANLEPSDGKQDQTNLGGKILLKNQHGHVLSARRVIITVPLTVLKDGDINFIPALPESKRKAIDTIQMTGALKIVCRFKFKFWPEHLNLVYNVRGFISQIWMYTRDSLCGDDKCHLVAGFQTAQLAEEKRSLNEKEVLDGFLQELDEIFSTDSDLHPATDSLMDFVYYHWSKHPFIRGGYSSPTAHAWGMRHALATPVDDHLFFAGEATSLVACATVHTAIETGLRAAREVSSCIQRVDSEMLS, encoded by the exons ATGTTTTACTACAAAGGTAGCTTACGTCCATTATTGGGTGACCATCCTGATATCAAAAAGGCATGGGAAGCCTGGGATGAAATTATCACATTATGGGACAAAACAGCCAAAG TTGCAGGAACCATGGTTCAAGAGAAGGCAGAAAGTTTGATGAAAACTCAAGCTGtggaaaacagagaaaattgTGCACTGAG AGAGCAGGTGACGCCCCAAGCAGACCTGACAATTTTGGAATGGTTAAGGCAAAATCAGTACAATGAGGATGTCATCGCCATATTGGATGCAGCATATTGCCAGACAGCAGGTGCCAGACTCAGTCAGATGGGTGTGTGGGAATCATCACGTGAGGAGAATGCTTGGGAATATGGCAGTGGGAATTTTAG GCTTAGAGATTCTTATTCAAAGCTAGTGGGTCATTTTATAGACAAATGCAGCAGAGTTGTCAAGCACCTGTGTTGGCAAGTCAGGGAAATTGATTGGAGAG GAGCTAATTTAGAACCCTCAGATGGAAAACAGGATCAAACAAACCTTGGCGgtaaaattttgttgaaaaatcaacaCGGCCACGTTTTGTCAGCAAGACGCGTAATTATTACAGTACCACTGACAGTTCTCAAAGATGGCGACATAAATTTCATCCCTGCTTTGCCCGAAAGCAAGAGAAAAGCGATAGACACGATTCAAATGACAGGTGCTTTGAAGATCGTTTGTCGCTTTAAATTCAAATTCTGGCCAGAACACTTAAATCTTGTTTACAATGTGAGGGGATTTATCAGCCAAATTTGGATGTACACACGGGACTCGCTTTGTGGTGACGACAAGTGTCACTTGGTGGCTGGGTTCCAAACTGCTCAGCTCGCTGAGGAGAAGAGAAGTCTAAACGAAAAGGAAGTTTTGGATGGATTCCTTCAAGAATTGGATGAGATTTTTAG TACTGACTCCGACCTACATCCTGCCACAGACTCGTTGATGGACTTTGTCTATTACCACTGGTCAAAGCACCCATTTATTCGCGGAGGCTATAGCTCACCCACTGCTCATGCGTGGGGAATGCGTCATGCGCTTGCCACTCCTGTGGACGATCACTTGTTCTTTGCGGGTGAAGCTACGAGCCTCGTGGCCTGTGCGACTGTTCACACCGCAATAGAAACCGGACTCAGGGCAGCGAGGGAGGTTTCCAGTTGTATTCAACGGGTTGATAGCGAGATGTTGAGTTAG
- the LOC141890175 gene encoding protein MEMO1-like, with protein MSTRRASHSGSWYPSSARELNTKLEGWLSKASPSFRPAKAIIAPHAGYTYCGSCGAHAYKQVDPSRVKRIFILGPSHHKYLPGCALSPLTHYQTPLYNLEVDTTIIEELLSTGEFDKLERDEDESEHSIELHLPYIAKVMESKSDQFKIVPILVGSLNPENEIKYGRLLSKYLARPEFFFVISSDFCHWGKRFKYTPWDRSYNHIYESIEALDRKGMDVIEKLDPQGFSEYLKEYGNTICGRHPIGVLLNAVEILRRMNGVTHPWTFKFVHYSQSNACDHVNSSSVSYAAGVLFSKP; from the exons ATGTCTACACGTCGAGCTAGTCATTCAGGAAGTTGGTATCCTTCTAGTG CTCGGGAGTTAAACACGAAGTTAGAGGGTTGGTTATCCAAAGCGAGCCCTTCATTTCGACCAGCCAAAGCTATCATTGCGCC ACACGCTGGTTACACTTACTGTGGTTCGTGTGGAGCACACGCTTACAAACAAGTTGATCCAAGTAGAGT AAAGAGGATATTTATCTTAGGCCCTTCTCATCACAAGTATTTGCCTGGCTGTGCATTGTCACCATTAACACATTACCAAACTCCATTGTACAATTTAGAGGTTGACACAACCA ttattgAAGAATTGCTGTCTACAGGCGAGTTTGACAAGCTTGAAAGGGACGAGGATGAATCGGAGCATAGTATAGAGCTCCATTTACCATACATTGCAAAAGTCATGGAAAG TAAAAGTGATCAGTTCAAGATAGTTCCTATTCTTGTTGGCTCATTGAATCCtgagaatgaaataaaatatggCCGGCTCCTCAGCAAATATCTCGCCCGACCAGAgttcttttttgtcatttcttcgGATTTTTGTCACTGGG GAAAACGATTTAAATACACGCCTTGGGACAGAAGCTACAATCACATTTATGAGTCCATTGAAGCTCTAGATAGGAAA GGTATGGATGTTATAGAGAAGCTAGATCCTCAGGGATTTAGTGAGTATCTGAAGGAATATGGAAATACAATATGTGGAAGACATCCTATTGGTGTCCTTCTTAAT GCAGTCGAGATCTTGCGTCGTATGAACGGTGTAACCCATCCATGGACATTTAAATTTGTTCATTACTCACAATCTAATGCATGTGATCATGTTAACAGCAGTTCTGTAAGCTATGCTGCAGGTGTTCTGTTTTCAAAACCCTAA
- the LOC141890171 gene encoding uncharacterized protein LOC141890171 isoform X2, with protein sequence MFRSSSPGSCDNHVAVVGGGMAGLAAAAALSQAGYDVVLLEASDYFGGRVKQVTPFKGFAPIDLGGEFIHGSDSIINRLAKENGWPVKPCHQCEGEKSGDMFYYKGSLRPLLGDHPDIKKAWEAWDEIITLWDKTAKGTMVQEKAESLMKTQAVENRENCALREQVTPQADLTILEWLRQNQYNEDVIAILDAAYCQTAGARLSQMGVWESSREENAWEYGSGNFRLRDSYSKLVGHFIDKCSRVVKHLCWQVREIDWRGANLEPSDGKQDQTNLGGKILLKNQHGHVLSARRVIITVPLTVLKDGDINFIPALPESKRKAIDTIQMTGALKIVCRFKFKFWPEHLNLVYNVRGFISQIWMYTRDSLCGDDKCHLVAGFQTAQLAEEKRSLNEKEVLDGFLQELDEIFSTDSDLHPATDSLMDFVYYHWSKHPFIRGGYSSPTAHAWGMRHALATPVDDHLFFAGEATSLVACATVHTAIETGLRAAREVSSCIQRVDSEMLS encoded by the exons ATGTTTCGAAGTTCAAGCCCTGGTTCTTGTGATAATCATGTTGCAGTTGTTGGTGGAGGGATGGCTGGTTTAGCAGCAGCCGCAGCACTTTCCCAGGCTGGATATGATGTAGTGTTGTTGGAAGCGTCTGACTATTTCGGCGGAAGAGTGAAGCAAGTAACGCCATTCAAAGGATTTGCCCCGATTGATCTTGGAGGAGAATTTATACATGGATCAGATAGTATCATTAACCGGCTTGCTAAGGAAAATGGGTGGCCTGTTAAACCT tgCCACCAATgtgaaggagaaaaaagtgGAGACATGTTTTACTACAAAGGTAGCTTACGTCCATTATTGGGTGACCATCCTGATATCAAAAAGGCATGGGAAGCCTGGGATGAAATTATCACATTATGGGACAAAACAGCCAAAG GAACCATGGTTCAAGAGAAGGCAGAAAGTTTGATGAAAACTCAAGCTGtggaaaacagagaaaattgTGCACTGAG AGAGCAGGTGACGCCCCAAGCAGACCTGACAATTTTGGAATGGTTAAGGCAAAATCAGTACAATGAGGATGTCATCGCCATATTGGATGCAGCATATTGCCAGACAGCAGGTGCCAGACTCAGTCAGATGGGTGTGTGGGAATCATCACGTGAGGAGAATGCTTGGGAATATGGCAGTGGGAATTTTAG GCTTAGAGATTCTTATTCAAAGCTAGTGGGTCATTTTATAGACAAATGCAGCAGAGTTGTCAAGCACCTGTGTTGGCAAGTCAGGGAAATTGATTGGAGAG GAGCTAATTTAGAACCCTCAGATGGAAAACAGGATCAAACAAACCTTGGCGgtaaaattttgttgaaaaatcaacaCGGCCACGTTTTGTCAGCAAGACGCGTAATTATTACAGTACCACTGACAGTTCTCAAAGATGGCGACATAAATTTCATCCCTGCTTTGCCCGAAAGCAAGAGAAAAGCGATAGACACGATTCAAATGACAGGTGCTTTGAAGATCGTTTGTCGCTTTAAATTCAAATTCTGGCCAGAACACTTAAATCTTGTTTACAATGTGAGGGGATTTATCAGCCAAATTTGGATGTACACACGGGACTCGCTTTGTGGTGACGACAAGTGTCACTTGGTGGCTGGGTTCCAAACTGCTCAGCTCGCTGAGGAGAAGAGAAGTCTAAACGAAAAGGAAGTTTTGGATGGATTCCTTCAAGAATTGGATGAGATTTTTAG TACTGACTCCGACCTACATCCTGCCACAGACTCGTTGATGGACTTTGTCTATTACCACTGGTCAAAGCACCCATTTATTCGCGGAGGCTATAGCTCACCCACTGCTCATGCGTGGGGAATGCGTCATGCGCTTGCCACTCCTGTGGACGATCACTTGTTCTTTGCGGGTGAAGCTACGAGCCTCGTGGCCTGTGCGACTGTTCACACCGCAATAGAAACCGGACTCAGGGCAGCGAGGGAGGTTTCCAGTTGTATTCAACGGGTTGATAGCGAGATGTTGAGTTAG
- the LOC141890171 gene encoding uncharacterized protein LOC141890171 isoform X1: MFRSSSPGSCDNHVAVVGGGMAGLAAAAALSQAGYDVVLLEASDYFGGRVKQVTPFKGFAPIDLGGEFIHGSDSIINRLAKENGWPVKPCHQCEGEKSGDMFYYKGSLRPLLGDHPDIKKAWEAWDEIITLWDKTAKVAGTMVQEKAESLMKTQAVENRENCALREQVTPQADLTILEWLRQNQYNEDVIAILDAAYCQTAGARLSQMGVWESSREENAWEYGSGNFRLRDSYSKLVGHFIDKCSRVVKHLCWQVREIDWRGANLEPSDGKQDQTNLGGKILLKNQHGHVLSARRVIITVPLTVLKDGDINFIPALPESKRKAIDTIQMTGALKIVCRFKFKFWPEHLNLVYNVRGFISQIWMYTRDSLCGDDKCHLVAGFQTAQLAEEKRSLNEKEVLDGFLQELDEIFSTDSDLHPATDSLMDFVYYHWSKHPFIRGGYSSPTAHAWGMRHALATPVDDHLFFAGEATSLVACATVHTAIETGLRAAREVSSCIQRVDSEMLS; this comes from the exons ATGTTTCGAAGTTCAAGCCCTGGTTCTTGTGATAATCATGTTGCAGTTGTTGGTGGAGGGATGGCTGGTTTAGCAGCAGCCGCAGCACTTTCCCAGGCTGGATATGATGTAGTGTTGTTGGAAGCGTCTGACTATTTCGGCGGAAGAGTGAAGCAAGTAACGCCATTCAAAGGATTTGCCCCGATTGATCTTGGAGGAGAATTTATACATGGATCAGATAGTATCATTAACCGGCTTGCTAAGGAAAATGGGTGGCCTGTTAAACCT tgCCACCAATgtgaaggagaaaaaagtgGAGACATGTTTTACTACAAAGGTAGCTTACGTCCATTATTGGGTGACCATCCTGATATCAAAAAGGCATGGGAAGCCTGGGATGAAATTATCACATTATGGGACAAAACAGCCAAAG TTGCAGGAACCATGGTTCAAGAGAAGGCAGAAAGTTTGATGAAAACTCAAGCTGtggaaaacagagaaaattgTGCACTGAG AGAGCAGGTGACGCCCCAAGCAGACCTGACAATTTTGGAATGGTTAAGGCAAAATCAGTACAATGAGGATGTCATCGCCATATTGGATGCAGCATATTGCCAGACAGCAGGTGCCAGACTCAGTCAGATGGGTGTGTGGGAATCATCACGTGAGGAGAATGCTTGGGAATATGGCAGTGGGAATTTTAG GCTTAGAGATTCTTATTCAAAGCTAGTGGGTCATTTTATAGACAAATGCAGCAGAGTTGTCAAGCACCTGTGTTGGCAAGTCAGGGAAATTGATTGGAGAG GAGCTAATTTAGAACCCTCAGATGGAAAACAGGATCAAACAAACCTTGGCGgtaaaattttgttgaaaaatcaacaCGGCCACGTTTTGTCAGCAAGACGCGTAATTATTACAGTACCACTGACAGTTCTCAAAGATGGCGACATAAATTTCATCCCTGCTTTGCCCGAAAGCAAGAGAAAAGCGATAGACACGATTCAAATGACAGGTGCTTTGAAGATCGTTTGTCGCTTTAAATTCAAATTCTGGCCAGAACACTTAAATCTTGTTTACAATGTGAGGGGATTTATCAGCCAAATTTGGATGTACACACGGGACTCGCTTTGTGGTGACGACAAGTGTCACTTGGTGGCTGGGTTCCAAACTGCTCAGCTCGCTGAGGAGAAGAGAAGTCTAAACGAAAAGGAAGTTTTGGATGGATTCCTTCAAGAATTGGATGAGATTTTTAG TACTGACTCCGACCTACATCCTGCCACAGACTCGTTGATGGACTTTGTCTATTACCACTGGTCAAAGCACCCATTTATTCGCGGAGGCTATAGCTCACCCACTGCTCATGCGTGGGGAATGCGTCATGCGCTTGCCACTCCTGTGGACGATCACTTGTTCTTTGCGGGTGAAGCTACGAGCCTCGTGGCCTGTGCGACTGTTCACACCGCAATAGAAACCGGACTCAGGGCAGCGAGGGAGGTTTCCAGTTGTATTCAACGGGTTGATAGCGAGATGTTGAGTTAG